In Pseudoalteromonas nigrifaciens, the sequence AGTTAGCTCTTTTAATGAATGTAGGCCTACCTCTTACGCTAGGATTACTAGTTGGCGATGTATGGGGCATGTTATTACTTGCCGGTTTACTGCGCTTAGTACTTAGTCAGCACTTTACCTTTTTTATTAATTCGGTAGCCCATATTTGGGGCTCTCGTCCGTACACCGAAAAAAATACCGCCCGCGACAACGGCTTTTTAGCCCTATTTACATATGGCGAGGGGTATCATAACTTTCACCATATTTTTGCCAGTGATTACCGTAACGGCATTAGGTGGTTTCATTATGACCCCACTAAATGGGTTATTCGCTCGTTAGCTGCCCTTGGTTTAGCCAGTAAACTAAAGCGCACACCGGTTGAACGCATTGAAAAAGCCAAGGCCGAAACTTTAATGAGCAAAACACAAGTTCGTCTTGCAAAATTGCCTTTAGCACAAGATAAGCTTACATTATTACAACAAGAATATGATTTACTGCTGAAAAAACTGCAAAATTATTGTTCACTACAAAAACAAGTGTTAGAAGTTAAAAAAAATAACATGGCAAAGCAGTGTGAACGTTCAGCATTAATGGCACAATACCATGAGCTGGAAGCCGCCTGGGAAAACCAAAAGCAGGCATGGCTAGCACTTAATGCGAGGTTATTAAAAGCCTCTTTTAGTTAATATAGGAGTGGCTGTGGCCAAACAACCAGAAAAGAAAAAAACACCCGTGACATATCAATATGATGCAGTAATTATTGGCACGGGTCCTGGCGGTGAAGGTACCGCTATGAACCTTTCAAAAAATAACAAAAAAGTGGCTGTTATTGAACGCCACGAAGCCGTAGGTGGGGGCTGTGTACATTGGGGAACCATTCCCTCTAAAGCCCTACGTCACTCGGTTAGCCGTTATATAGAATATAAAACAAACCCTTTATTTAATACCGGTGATCGACTTGCTCGACTCACTTTTCCTGACATTTTACGCCATGCCAGCTCAGTTATTTCTAAGCAGTCTAATTTACGTAGCAGTTTTTACGACCGTAACCGTATTCAAATGTTTCAAGGCGACGCGCGTTTTATTGATAAACATACAGTTGAAGTAACTCGCCAAGATGGTTCAACTGAGCGTTTAACGGCCAAGACTATTGTTATTGCTACAGGTTCGCGCCCATACCGTCCGCCAGAAGTAGACTTTACCCATTCTCGTATTTACGACAGCGATACTATTTTAGGGTTAACCCACGATCCACATCGCGTACTTATTTATGGTGCGGGTGTAATTGGTTGTGAGTATGCCTCTATTTTTAAAGGCTTAGGTGCCAAAGTTGATTTAGTTAACACTCGCGACCGCCTACTTGCCTTTATGGACACAGAAATATCTGACGCGCTGAGTTATCACTTTTGGAATAGCGGTATTGTAATTCGTCATAACGAAGAGTTTGATCATATTGAAACCCGTGATGACTGTGTAATTATGCATTTAAAATCGGGTAAACGCGTAAAAGCTGACTGTATTTTGTTTGCTAATGGCCGCACCGGTAATACCGACAAGCTTAACCTTGAAGCAATTGGCTTAAAACCTGATAGCCGTGGTCAGTTAAAAGTAAACGAAACCTATCAAACCGAAATTGACAACGTATACGCTGTAGGCGATGTGATTGGTTACCCAAGCCTAGCGAGTGCCGCATTTGACCAAGGCCGTATTGCAGCAGATGCAATTTCCTGTGGCAACTGTGATGAAAAGCTGATTATTGATATTCCAGCGGGTATTTATACTATTCCTGAAATGAGCTCAGTAGGTAAAACCGAGCAGCAACTTACTGCTGCTAAAGTTCCGTATGAAGTAGGTCGTGCGCAATTTAAACACCTTGCGCGTGCGCAAATTGCGGGTACTGAAGTGGGTACTTTAAAAATATTATTTCATACAGAAACCAAAGAAGTACTGGGTGTACATTGCTTTGGTGAGCGCGCCTCAGAAATTGTCCACATTGGCCAAGCCATAATGGAGCAAAAAAATGGCGGCAATAATATTGAATACTTTGTAAATACCACTTTTAACTACCCAACTATGGCTGAAGCCTACCGAGTTGCAGCGTTAAATGGATTAAATCGCTTATTTAAATAAAGCTTTTAAGCTAAGAATAACCTATGTAATGCGGTTATTTGATAAATAGGCAATAACGACACATAAGTGCCAAACACGCCCTATTAAAAAGCCCGCTTACTAAAAATAGTAAGCGGGCTTTTTGTTGTTTAGCTGTTTTGTCCTTAAATGTGTTTACACATTTAAGACTTATTTATGAAAAATAACACACTAAACACTCAGTACTTTATTTGGTATTTATTACTTATGGTATTTAGCACTGAACTCATGCACGGCATTAATAAACACACCCGCATTTTCAGGGTCTACATCTGGTGTAATACCATGGCCAAGGTTAAATACATGGCCATTACCTGTGCCAAAGTCTTCTAAAATAGTCGCTACTTCTTGACGAATACGCTCTGGCGTACCGTGCAGCATTGATGGGTCCATATTACCTTGTAATGCTACTTTGTCGCCTACACGGCGCTTAGCATCGCTAATATTAATGGTCCAATCAAGGCCGATAGCATCACAACCAGTTGCTGCAATTGCTTCAATCCATTGGCCACCATTTTTAGTAAACAAAGTAACTGGTACTCTACGGCCATCGTATTCACGAATTAAACCATCAACAATTTTGTGCATG encodes:
- a CDS encoding acyl-CoA desaturase, encoding MNKPPLIWTNVLFFSLTFLAAITLVPWYGINYGFSSAHWIAFVGCMFYAGLSITAGYHRLWAHKTYNAHPAVEFVFALGGAFALQNSALHWSSDHRVHHGQVDDPIKDPYAATNGFWYSHIGWMLRDYQADSYGDYSNCRDLQRNKIVMWQHKHYLKLALLMNVGLPLTLGLLVGDVWGMLLLAGLLRLVLSQHFTFFINSVAHIWGSRPYTEKNTARDNGFLALFTYGEGYHNFHHIFASDYRNGIRWFHYDPTKWVIRSLAALGLASKLKRTPVERIEKAKAETLMSKTQVRLAKLPLAQDKLTLLQQEYDLLLKKLQNYCSLQKQVLEVKKNNMAKQCERSALMAQYHELEAAWENQKQAWLALNARLLKASFS
- the sthA gene encoding Si-specific NAD(P)(+) transhydrogenase, whose translation is MAKQPEKKKTPVTYQYDAVIIGTGPGGEGTAMNLSKNNKKVAVIERHEAVGGGCVHWGTIPSKALRHSVSRYIEYKTNPLFNTGDRLARLTFPDILRHASSVISKQSNLRSSFYDRNRIQMFQGDARFIDKHTVEVTRQDGSTERLTAKTIVIATGSRPYRPPEVDFTHSRIYDSDTILGLTHDPHRVLIYGAGVIGCEYASIFKGLGAKVDLVNTRDRLLAFMDTEISDALSYHFWNSGIVIRHNEEFDHIETRDDCVIMHLKSGKRVKADCILFANGRTGNTDKLNLEAIGLKPDSRGQLKVNETYQTEIDNVYAVGDVIGYPSLASAAFDQGRIAADAISCGNCDEKLIIDIPAGIYTIPEMSSVGKTEQQLTAAKVPYEVGRAQFKHLARAQIAGTEVGTLKILFHTETKEVLGVHCFGERASEIVHIGQAIMEQKNGGNNIEYFVNTTFNYPTMAEAYRVAALNGLNRLFK